The DNA window GTTTCACATAGTTTCTTCTGAACCTCTTCCATTGAATCTGGGAAACTTGACAAGCAGTCAATTTTGTTGTAACTTACGTCGTGATTGAAAGAATCTCTAATCTTAGGTTAATTTAATGCTCGTCACTCTAGCAAAGCTATACATATTAAGCTAaaataaattagggttttatgAACAAAGGCGAATGTTTGTTCATGCAAATTGCAAACTGTATCATTTATCAGATGAGATCCAAACTAGATAGAAATAATGTGCCAGTTGCGCATCATTTTCCTTGTAGAGAACATACATGAGGTTCGGTTTTTGACAAATATATTTCAGGACAAAGGAAAATGGAGTAAAATAGACAGTCTGCAAAAATCAATTACAGAACTGCAAAACCATTGTTAAGACAGTGaggaaacaaaaattgaatctCCAATAGGAGCAAGTAAAAAAGGGTCATCATGTTCTTTTCAAGTGCCGAACAAAATGTAGCTGTCCACAATCAACTTTTCTTTCATTGAGATGCAATAGAGACAAATTCAGCATTACACAATTCCATATgatattcaaaaaatttgatGTTCGTCCAAACCTATAACAATTGGACTTTACACTTAAAGAATGCATTGTCCtctttttaacaataatattaactGAAACTGTGACACAAATCTTGGGATGAAGAAAtcataaaactaaaagataCGAAAAACATCTGGCAATGACAATCCTAATTATCATGGTAGATAAGCTAACATGGAGATACTGTTACATGAATTGTAATTAGCAACCAGAGCAAAAAGAATACCTAATCTCACTTGCAATAGAGCACCGAGAATGGAAGTGCCAATGACTGGGCTGGAATCATGCTTAAGCAATAGCATAAGTGAGTGTCTCTGACTCTCTGGGTCGCCACTTGGATTTCTGGACACACAGCAATCCTTCCTTGTCCTTAGAGTAGGTCATACGAACCTCCCACTGCATAGACCTTGCCATGTTCTCCAGCTCATTCATGGTCTCAACATTGTCCCGGACAATGAGCTTCCCTTCCGGCCTCAGAATTCTATCAACTTCCGCAAATACAGCCACCATACTGCACCTGTAAGACTCACAAACCATTGCAAGGTTAGACACAGAAAGCAGAGAAACAGTGAGGTTTATCAAGTGAAACTTTCAGCGGTAAGAAATGCactttagattattattatatacCTCTTTTTAACCTTGGAGAATAGATGGTCCGCATGGAGAAGATCATAAGATCTAGGATAAGTGCTAAATGATTCACACCAATCATGATAAATTCCAAACAGCCCACGTTCATAAATTATAGGTAGAGTATCTGGCGAGTCTACCGTGATCACATTCATGACCCACACGTTCAACTCCTTCAGAGCTGCAGCAAAACTGCCAACACAACAAGAATATCAgaccaaataaaaaaggcaATATTTACATTTTATTATGTAGCTTTGCAAAAGCACCAAACCCTGCTAAAAGGGAAGGTGGGGAAGTAGATTATTCTCCATGCCAGCATAACAAatttttacattataaaaaatcatggcAAGAAAGATAAAAAGTTGTTAGGTGTGGTATTTTGCCAGAGAAATAAACAGGAGCATTAATCATCTAACACTTtcaacaagaaacaacaaaaattgtgCTTACCCTCCATAAACAGATCTCATGTCCATGGCATTTCTCACAGATGACCAGTTTATTCCAATTCCATTTAGATATGAATTGGAGACCACCCGCTTCCAGTGCTCATAATCTGCAGTGAAATCTTCTGGTGCTGGTTTACCATAAACTCCAACTTGGGAACTCAACATCCAATAAGGTGTTTTACCCAACCTTGCCGGCCATTGCTCTGGCCATTGAGACCCACGTTCCAGTGAATCTACAGGCACCTTATGCATACATGCTTGCAGTGGCACATTCCTAAGCACAAGAAcgaaattaaattatagaagTTATGCACCTTGTGATGCATGCTAGCTATTCCTACGCACGGAAATTTGTTCTAAGAAAAATTATGGCACCTCCTTCAAATTCAATGCATGTTCTCCAGATTCACATGCAACTTTTctttgtgtgtatgtgtgtgaaTAGAAATGTAAAAGAGCAGAAAGATTTCATGAGATACACATGCATGGAGCAATGGTTGAAAGACACATATCCACAGAGAATTTTAGCAGTAAAACATTGATTATTACTATATTCCTCGCCTTAACAGTAAAATTACCAGGCTGCGTTTGGATCATCAGATGCTTCACAAAGTGGAGGCTCTTGTTTTGATCTTTTCTCATAGCAGTCATTGGAAGTAGGCTTCCTGTATGTAGCTACACCCACTCCATTAATTGTGTCCTTGTTAATAGACACAAGTTCCCAGCACATAGCTTTTGTTAGTTCGGTCATGGCTGCAAGCAATTCCCATGAAAAGCACATGTTAGAATCCATCAACTCTCTCAAAAATCAGTTCATGTTTGGTTAAGAAATCACCAACCTTGCCAAATTTCAACATCTTCAGCTAGCTTCTGATAAACAGGAGTAGCAGACCACACAAACAAACCACCAGGTCGCAACACACGATTCAGCTCCAGAAGAAGTTTACCACCTGCATATGTCAATTGCTCAattaagataaaacaaaattaaattttatattcctctctatattttgttaaataaaactaagaaaTCCCATTTTATATAGTATTGATCAGAAGAGATCAGCACATGGAGCAAATCAAAGAACACGGCCCAAAAAGGTATATAATATAAGTTTGGATGAGCTTTAAACCTATCTGAGGAAATGCAAATTAAGTGCCCACCTTCAATATGCCACGGTACTCTACAGCGCGCACAATGAACAGCATCAAAAACTCTGCCAGGGTAGGGAAGCCTCTTTGTTCCCATCACAGCTGATATAGCTGGGATTCCTCTTTCAAGAGCAAATTGTACTTGAGCTTCATGCTCATCTTTAGGGGCAAATGACATTGTTAGAACATCTCTGTCAAAGAGATATCCTCCAAAGCTAGCAACTCCACATCCAACATCCAATATCACACGGGTTTGTTTTCCCCATGCAATGTCAGGCACAGACTGCACCATACAAGTCTCAACATTCAGAATCTCACAGGAAAATGGAAcataaaattcaagtaaaagCAATTGAAAGCTTATGCatcttgttatatatattaaaaaaaaaacagtaaatatGTAAGGGATTGATAAATAAGCTTTTCATGAAAAGGCAATTTTGCTGGATTTTGGAAAAGTTGGGATGCTGTATTATCaaagatttcaagatttaatGTACACAGGAGAATTGGAACAGTGTATCTAAGTACAAATAATCATTCAACACACATGACAATAAATGAAAAGCTGACTGAATAATTTCCCCCTTCACGAGTGTCTATGCTACCCCACTCAGTTTCTCAGCATTTTCCAAATCAACTCCCACACTGCAGCTCTATCTTTCTTCCAACCTAAAAATAACTTCTGCACCTccctttgaattatttttccaatctttCAAGTTTTTCAAACCACATCCTAAAGCCTCCAATACCATGCTTATTTAGTGATGACTTAAGAATTTGGATATACCATGCATCCAATTTTATATCCAAGATGCAGGCCATCAAGTGCAGGGGTAACCTAGATCCAGCCAAACTAGAACTTTATTGATTAGAATAACCACCAATAGGGGGGGTCAAAATTATTCATGAGGCAAAGATCTTAAGACAGCTTACCACTCAACCACAATCTTAAGTTTACTTTCAGAAAACTAAAGACAACAATATTTGTAATGATAACACACAGCCAGGTATGCACAATCACATTAGTAACTCCAGAATGCTTGCAACCCAAAGGGAGGAGAGTAGCAAAGTAGCAACCataaataaactcataaaacacacaaaaacagggcattaaaataacatataacgCAGTTCACCTCATTTATGAAGTCAATGTAATGAAGAGCGCCATGCTTAAACTGGGTTCCACCACCAGGGAAAGTGAGGAATTCACCAGTAACTTTCACCCAGTTTTGATGCCCCTTAATTTGTGCAAGCTTGGTGTGGGGAACATTATGGTACCATATCTGCAACAACACAGAGTATTAATCCAACATTGCAAGAAAATGGCAGGCAGTCAATGAACTTGCATAAACTTATTGAACGTACCTTTTCCCTGCTTGTAGACCACTCAATTGGGCGTTTATATCCTTCAGGAAGAGGAACAAGACAGGTTGGGGGTTCTTCAGGACAGTGCCTCTCTCGATGTTCATAGTGCTTTGTAGAATGAAGACTCCTAATTTTTTGCCAATTGTCAAGACATGGGATGTAATCAGGCCCAGCAGTGACATTGCACAGTTTCCAATTGTACCCCCCTTGTTGATTAGAAGACTTTTGAGTTTCCTTCTCATTCTTTGACTCTGCTGCCTGAGTTGACCACGAACCGCTCTGAGTGGTCGTTTCATTCAAAAGCTCTGACTGAGCCCCTGAAGGAAGTAACTCGCCTGAACTCTGGTTGTTGGCCTGCCCATCAGAACTTTTATCCGCCTCCTTACTATCTTTCTGATCCACCTTCTCATCTATCTTATCATTCCCTGTTTCCCCATCCTCACCTTCACCAGTATTCTCGACCAATTTTGTTTCAGTCTCATCAGTACCAGGTTTCTTCTCCGTTGAATTCTCCTCGGAATCTCCTTGTCCAGCTGCATTACTTTCACCATCATCTGGCTTTGTCCCTCCAtcttttgtgtttgtttctccATTGTTGATTTTAGTGTCACCATCCTCTGCATTAGTTCCTCCATTTTGTGTCTCAGTAGTTGACCCATCATCGGACTTGGTATCTTCATTAGATTTTTCCTCAGGCTTCTCTTCTGGCTTCTCCTCAGGCTGCTCTTCTTGCTTGTCCTCCGGCTTCTCTTCTGGTTTCTCCTCCGGCTTCTCTTCCGGCTTCTCATCGGGCTTCTCTTCAGGAATCTCATCGGGCTTCTCTTCAGGAATCTCATTGGGCTTCTCTTCGGGCTTCTCTTCAGGTGTACTGCTGTCTCCTTGTGTTGCATCCTCAGGCAAATCACCTGGGCTGTCCTCAGGTTGCTTAGGATTGATTTCATTGCTCTCAGGAACTTGTTGCTTCACCTCATTCTTGTTTTCCTGAGCAGGAGCATCAACACTTTGTCCAGGAACCACAGAAGACGATGTCATCATCCATACCCCAACCAAGCAGAGACCCACAAACACCGTGATTGTCACTGTCGAGCAGTAACTCGAATTTTGTCTTCTATTGTCTACCCTGCTATATTTTCCTAACGCCATGTTCTCCTATAGCCAATCAATTCTCAAAATTTTGAACACCTGCATATCAAAGTTCAAACCATGACAAATCTCACAGCGACACAGCCTACAAAGCATACATTTTGACACATCGGTCAAAATTTTCAGATCGCATTTCATCATATATTTTACACACATAAAGTAGCATAGCTCCCAAAATATACAAGAAATTCATCCCGATTTGTCAAGTCCAACCTTAAAACAGCAATATATCCACATTCGTAAGGTTGTAAGCGTAATTGGAaaacataaaatctttttatcttatgaaattgaattggCATCGAACACAGGTAgcacaaaacaaatattaatgcTTAGATCGAGAATGGATCAAATCAACTAACCTTCAAGAAAAAGTAACAGACTTTTAGCATACATAATGACAAActtaaacaaaaagataaaaactacTACCACAAAAAAGCAAGAGATTCAAACTTGATAAAAGGTTGTCGTAAAAATCCCATTACAAATAACCACAAAACACAACATTACaagcaaaaataataaagatgtaACAAGAAAACAATGCAGATCTATATAATTGAGCCTTATAATGACAACCTTTTGCTAAAACCAAGTATTATAAAGGGATCACATCAAGATCACATAAGATCCATTAAGACTTAGTCATGTctcacatgatttgcaaaaaGTAAAGAAGCCCAGATGATGTAAAACAAATCCAAGATACAATGATGAATGAGCTGAAGATTACAGGCACTGAAAAATAACATTCTGGCATACCTTGTGTTGATAATATGAAGAGAAGCAGATCTAGGGTGTGAAAGATGCAAGCTTTTATAGCCTTATCTGTTCATATTTCTAAGTTGgcaaagagagagggagagggagattGATCCAAAGCTACTAATTGACAAGAAAAGGGAAAGACAAGGATAAAGAAATAGAAGTAGGAGAAGAATACGAAGAGATGGGTTAAATAAGAAGGATCCGTGTTCACTTTGGTTTTGTTAGTACAGAACTCCTATAATCTACGTGAGAAGGAAGAGGAAAAGGGACGGTCGAACAAGACACGGAGAGTGAAAGCCACAAGAATTGCCGTGAAATCAGCTGCTCTTGAGAGAGACTTTCTTGATAGAATACTACCGCTTATAATAGAGTGGAGAAGAggaccaatttttttttgcaatgtttttaGGTGCAATGATCATTTTGGTGCCTGAACTTGTGTacattattcaatttcatctttaattacTGTCTCTATTGTTAtcacatttttatcatttacaAAATTAACATCCACACAAATAAATATGAGGTAGTCAGGGTTGCCTGTGATCTAAGTACTTGTGTGTGTTGTGttgagaaatatattaaaatattattttttatttttaaaatattaatttaatattaatatatcaagatattttaaaaaaattaatttaaaataaaaaaatcattcttttaaataaaaatattattttaatatattatcaaacaaaaattaatttaaaaaacaagttctaCCGTAACTCCAAACACGTTAATAATATCCTCCACTTTAGTTAAAGGTGTTTGAAATAGTAATACcggttgtttttaaaagtattttttagttggaaatatatcaaaataattttttatattttttaaaaaaatatttttaatattaacatattaaaattaaaaaaacatcaaattaaatcaaaacttttaaaaactttCGTAGAACATACTCTTATTAAAATTGGCATTTCATTGACGAACGactaacaataatattatttatcatttattattattatctcaaGTCTCAGCCACGTAGGAGCGTTTGGCAAATTGCCTAGATTgtcctttttctccttttccctaataaaataaaatataattacaattatGGTTTAATGCTTAAAGTTTAAGCAAAGGccatctttattattaaaagatTATGGATGGAGGCTTGAAATTGCTGATGGTTTGCTAGTCTTAGGACTTACTCAATGGAAGATTGTTGCGTGGTTTTCAACGCTTTCCGgatcttaactaaaaaaaatcacgtcaagaaaaattatatcaatctatagtattttattttgtaagaaaaatttcaatgttttttctatataatttagttttatttgtaattacaattcttaatcagttcaatatttaaaaaataaaattgacaaagacaattttagataaaaacataacaaaacaaaaaaaaatcatgtaaaaaaaaacattatagcaatccacagtaatttacGATGAAAATTACAATGTTTTCCTcatatattgtaactgtaatttttaactagcttaatattaaaaaataaaatcaaaaaagataatttcaaaaaaaatcataaaaaaacaaaaacaaaaaaaccatgcggagaaacattgtagcaatcaacaatgttttaaagaaaaaaattaaaaaattaaattctcaatcagctcaatattaaaaaaataaaatcgacaaatataattttaaaaaataaaaaaataaaatagaaaaaccatgtgaAAAACATCgtagcaatctatagtattttaaggaaaaaaatcacaaagcgaaatttttaaccagcttaatattaaaaaaaaatcaacaaagataattttataaaaaataaacaaaaaaaaagaaagaaggggagagttgaaaataaaattaaaaagtgacaaaaaaaattaaaaaaaaatacattgtgaattactattgtaatccacatgACCTGGGTGAATAGTAAATTCTCTAAATCCTTTAAGttattacttaattattttgggtgattttttattttgttcccaTTAACGATACAATCAACGTTACATTAAATTTATTCGAactaccattttatttttcttttaacaataaaattgtagtttgaataaatttaattttatctactAAACTGTTGTTCTTTGATCGATTCTTATACTTTGCCGTTTCATGAGGTTTCTTTTAGtattcaaatctttttattattattattaacgtggatatccgggccagcttgcgcttacctcaactaatctcacgggccatgaacttaacgatcatgtaagcctctagtgaccctgaagtttgtgagattcgaactgATGATCTCTATGGAATAAACCTAAAATCTGATCAGTTAAACTACACCCCTCAGGATTATAGTATTCAAATCTTAAATAATAACATTGGGGCGTACCATTTCACATCCATTAGTTAGGGTTTAGTTTTATtgtcttgaaataaataaataaaataacataataaagataaaaataaaatgtttctctgtaatttttgttttgaaaataaaaaattaattttaatattatctcggaaacatatttattttatatt is part of the Populus trichocarpa isolate Nisqually-1 chromosome 7, P.trichocarpa_v4.1, whole genome shotgun sequence genome and encodes:
- the LOC7490166 gene encoding probable methyltransferase PMT26 isoform X2 encodes the protein MALGKYSRVDNRRQNSSYCSTVTITVFVGLCLVGVWMMTSSSVVPGQSVDAPAQENKNEVKQQVPESNEINPKQPEDSPGDLPEDATQGDSSTPEEKPEEKPNEIPEEKPDEIPEEKPEDKQEEQPEEKPEEKPEEKSNEDTKSDDGSTTETQNGGTNAEDGDTKINNGETNTKDGGTKPDDGESNAAGQGDSEENSTEKKPGTDETETKLVENTGEGEDGETGNDKIDEKVDQKDSKEADKSSDGQANNQSSGELLPSGAQSELLNETTTQSGSWSTQAAESKNEKETQKSSNQQGGYNWKLCNVTAGPDYIPCLDNWQKIRSLHSTKHYEHRERHCPEEPPTCLVPLPEGYKRPIEWSTSREKIWYHNVPHTKLAQIKGHQNWVKVTGEFLTFPGGGTQFKHGALHYIDFINESVPDIAWGKQTRVILDVGCGVASFGGYLFDRDVLTMSFAPKDEHEAQVQFALERGIPAISAVMGTKRLPYPGRVFDAVHCARCRVPWHIEGGKLLLELNRVLRPGGLFVWSATPVYQKLAEDVEIWQAMTELTKAMCWELVSINKDTINGVGVATYRKPTSNDCYEKRSKQEPPLCEASDDPNAAWNVPLQACMHKVPVDSLERGSQWPEQWPARLGKTPYWMLSSQVGVYGKPAPEDFTADYEHWKRVVSNSYLNGIGINWSSVRNAMDMRSVYGGFAAALKELNVWVMNVITVDSPDTLPIIYERGLFGIYHDWCESFSTYPRSYDLLHADHLFSKVKKRCSMVAVFAEVDRILRPEGKLIVRDNVETMNELENMARSMQWEVRMTYSKDKEGLLCVQKSKWRPRESETLTYAIA
- the LOC7490166 gene encoding probable methyltransferase PMT26 isoform X1, with product MALGKYSRVDNRRQNSSYCSTVTITVFVGLCLVGVWMMTSSSVVPGQSVDAPAQENKNEVKQQVPESNEINPKQPEDSPGDLPEDATQGDSSTPEEKPEEKPNEIPEEKPDEIPEEKPDEKPEEKPEEKPEEKPEDKQEEQPEEKPEEKPEEKSNEDTKSDDGSTTETQNGGTNAEDGDTKINNGETNTKDGGTKPDDGESNAAGQGDSEENSTEKKPGTDETETKLVENTGEGEDGETGNDKIDEKVDQKDSKEADKSSDGQANNQSSGELLPSGAQSELLNETTTQSGSWSTQAAESKNEKETQKSSNQQGGYNWKLCNVTAGPDYIPCLDNWQKIRSLHSTKHYEHRERHCPEEPPTCLVPLPEGYKRPIEWSTSREKIWYHNVPHTKLAQIKGHQNWVKVTGEFLTFPGGGTQFKHGALHYIDFINESVPDIAWGKQTRVILDVGCGVASFGGYLFDRDVLTMSFAPKDEHEAQVQFALERGIPAISAVMGTKRLPYPGRVFDAVHCARCRVPWHIEGGKLLLELNRVLRPGGLFVWSATPVYQKLAEDVEIWQAMTELTKAMCWELVSINKDTINGVGVATYRKPTSNDCYEKRSKQEPPLCEASDDPNAAWNVPLQACMHKVPVDSLERGSQWPEQWPARLGKTPYWMLSSQVGVYGKPAPEDFTADYEHWKRVVSNSYLNGIGINWSSVRNAMDMRSVYGGFAAALKELNVWVMNVITVDSPDTLPIIYERGLFGIYHDWCESFSTYPRSYDLLHADHLFSKVKKRCSMVAVFAEVDRILRPEGKLIVRDNVETMNELENMARSMQWEVRMTYSKDKEGLLCVQKSKWRPRESETLTYAIA